One Hippoglossus hippoglossus isolate fHipHip1 chromosome 13, fHipHip1.pri, whole genome shotgun sequence genomic window carries:
- the aifm4 gene encoding apoptosis inducing factor mitochondria associated 4 isoform X1: protein MAPPGSHVGGGPRVVSARARPTRGVCVQGRRSVYQQSSIVSSDHCQVKENSFRMSQCQELGDEQVTGLVCQEDDLNDGQMREVTVGEQKVLLVRTHGQYSAVGSRCSHYNAPLIKGTLVGDRVRCPFHGACFNVRTGDIEEYPGLDCLPSYKVKVEDGKVYVSIDKKSLNLTRRVKDMCSMVPDIKHTVLLIGGGPASLVCAETLRQNCYEGRIIMVTKDTLPPFDKPKLSKAMNVDSSSILLRSSDFYQQHGIEMWTQKEVVSVNPADKAVKLGDGTVQHYDQLLISTGCRARPLSCPGWDLQGVNVLQNHEDAKEIHSSCLGRKAVVIGASFIGMEVVSFLSDKAASVAMVGTSTYPYERSLGPEIGKMTMQMLEEQNVKFYMNDTVTEIKGENGKVKEVVLKSGTVLEADVVIAGIGVIPNSDFLEGSGVEVDSRKAVIVDKFMRTNITDIFSAGDVTCFPLAIRGDQRVNIAHWQMSHAHGRVAALNMLKKPTEIKSVPFFWTVLLGKSIRYTGYGEGYTEIIFKGKVEERKFLAFYIKDEVVVAAASLMFDPAVARLAELMATGQVFKKTQAQSDDVSWLQM from the exons ATGGCTCCTCCTGGCAGTCACGTGGGAGGTGGACCTCGAGTAGTCAGTGCGCGTGCCCGACCAACCCGCGGTGTGTGCGTGCAGGGGAGACGATCAGTgtatcagcagagcagcatcgtTTCCTCTGATCACTGTCAGGTGAAGGAAAACAG TTTCAGGATGAGTCAGTGTCAAGAACTAGGGGACGAGCAGGTGACTGGACTGGTTTGTCAGGAGGACGACCTGAACGATGGACA GATGAGGGAAGTAACTGTGGGGGAGCAGAAAGTGCTGCTGGTCCGTACCCACGGTCAGTACAGTGCTGTTGGGAGCCGGTGCTCTCATTACAACGCTCCTCTTATCAAAG GAACATTGGTTGGTGACAGAGTCAGATGTCCCTTTCATGGGGCTTGTTTTAACGTCCGAACCGGAGACATTGAAGAGTATCCAGGTTTAGACTGTCTTCCCAGCTATAAG gTCAAAGTTGAAGATGGCAAGGTGTACGTTTCCATCGACAAAAAA TCTCTTAATCTGACCAGGCGAGTGAAGGACATGTGCAGCATGGTACCAGACATCAAACATACTGTCCTGCTCATAGGAGGAG gcccGGCCTCGCTGGTTTGTGCGGAGACGCTGAGACAGAACTGCTACGAGGGTCGTATCATCATGGTCACCAAAGACACACTCCCTCCGTTTGACAAACCCAAACTGAGTAAG GCTATGAAcgtggacagcagcagcatcctcctCCGGTCAAGTGACTTTTATCAACAACATGGAATAGAGATGTGGACACAGAAGGAG gtgGTGTCTGTAAACCCCGCGGACAAGGCGGTGAAGTTGGGTGATGGCACTGTGCAGCATTACGACCAGCTCCTCATCTCCACAGGCTGCAG AGCGCGGCCGCTCAGCTGTCCTGGTTGGGACCTGCAGGGAGTGAACGTACTGCAGAACCATGAAGACGCCAAAGAGATTCACAGCTCCTGCCTTGGGAGAAAGGCTGTGGTCATCGGAGCCTCCTTCATAG GTATGGAGGTGGTGTCCTTCTTATCAGACAAAGCTGCCAGTGTGGCCATGGTGGGCACTTCCACTTACCCGTATGAGCGGTCTCTGGGCCCGGAGATCGGCAAAATGACGATGCAA ATGTTGGAGGAGCAAAACGTGAAGTTTTACATGAATGACACAGTCACTGAGATTAAAGGGGAGAATGGCAAG gTGAAGGAGGTGGTGCTAAAGAGTGGTACAGTCCTGGAAGCTGATGTGGTGATTGCTGGAATCG GTGTGATCCCTAACTCAGATTTTCTGGAAGGAAGCGGGGTGGAGGTGGATTCAAGGAAAGCTGTGATTGTTGACAAG TTCATGAGGACCAATATAACTGATATTTTCAGTGCTGGAGATGTTACCTGCTTCCCTCTGGCCATTCGTGGCGACCAAAGAGTCAACATCGCTCACTGGCAAATGTCACACGCTCACG GAAGAGTGGCTGCTCTGAACATGCTGAAGAAACCAACCGAAATTAAGTCGGTTCCTTTCTTCTGGACTGTGTTGCTTGGGAAGAGCATTAGATACACAG GCTACGGGGAAGGATACacagaaattatatttaaaggCAAAGTGGAAGAGAGGAAATTCCTGGCATTTTACATCAA GGATGAGGTGGTAGTTGCTGCGGCCAGCCTGATGTTCGATCCTGCTGTGGCTCGTCTCGCAGAGCTGATGGCCACTGggcaggtttttaaaaagacacaggCTCA ATCCGATGACGTGAGCTGGCTGCAGATGTGA
- the aifm4 gene encoding apoptosis inducing factor mitochondria associated 4 isoform X2, with amino-acid sequence MAPPGSHVGGGPRVVSARARPTRGVCVQGRRSVYQQSSIVSSDHCQVKENRMSQCQELGDEQVTGLVCQEDDLNDGQMREVTVGEQKVLLVRTHGQYSAVGSRCSHYNAPLIKGTLVGDRVRCPFHGACFNVRTGDIEEYPGLDCLPSYKVKVEDGKVYVSIDKKSLNLTRRVKDMCSMVPDIKHTVLLIGGGPASLVCAETLRQNCYEGRIIMVTKDTLPPFDKPKLSKAMNVDSSSILLRSSDFYQQHGIEMWTQKEVVSVNPADKAVKLGDGTVQHYDQLLISTGCRARPLSCPGWDLQGVNVLQNHEDAKEIHSSCLGRKAVVIGASFIGMEVVSFLSDKAASVAMVGTSTYPYERSLGPEIGKMTMQMLEEQNVKFYMNDTVTEIKGENGKVKEVVLKSGTVLEADVVIAGIGVIPNSDFLEGSGVEVDSRKAVIVDKFMRTNITDIFSAGDVTCFPLAIRGDQRVNIAHWQMSHAHGRVAALNMLKKPTEIKSVPFFWTVLLGKSIRYTGYGEGYTEIIFKGKVEERKFLAFYIKDEVVVAAASLMFDPAVARLAELMATGQVFKKTQAQSDDVSWLQM; translated from the exons ATGGCTCCTCCTGGCAGTCACGTGGGAGGTGGACCTCGAGTAGTCAGTGCGCGTGCCCGACCAACCCGCGGTGTGTGCGTGCAGGGGAGACGATCAGTgtatcagcagagcagcatcgtTTCCTCTGATCACTGTCAGGTGAAGGAAAACAG GATGAGTCAGTGTCAAGAACTAGGGGACGAGCAGGTGACTGGACTGGTTTGTCAGGAGGACGACCTGAACGATGGACA GATGAGGGAAGTAACTGTGGGGGAGCAGAAAGTGCTGCTGGTCCGTACCCACGGTCAGTACAGTGCTGTTGGGAGCCGGTGCTCTCATTACAACGCTCCTCTTATCAAAG GAACATTGGTTGGTGACAGAGTCAGATGTCCCTTTCATGGGGCTTGTTTTAACGTCCGAACCGGAGACATTGAAGAGTATCCAGGTTTAGACTGTCTTCCCAGCTATAAG gTCAAAGTTGAAGATGGCAAGGTGTACGTTTCCATCGACAAAAAA TCTCTTAATCTGACCAGGCGAGTGAAGGACATGTGCAGCATGGTACCAGACATCAAACATACTGTCCTGCTCATAGGAGGAG gcccGGCCTCGCTGGTTTGTGCGGAGACGCTGAGACAGAACTGCTACGAGGGTCGTATCATCATGGTCACCAAAGACACACTCCCTCCGTTTGACAAACCCAAACTGAGTAAG GCTATGAAcgtggacagcagcagcatcctcctCCGGTCAAGTGACTTTTATCAACAACATGGAATAGAGATGTGGACACAGAAGGAG gtgGTGTCTGTAAACCCCGCGGACAAGGCGGTGAAGTTGGGTGATGGCACTGTGCAGCATTACGACCAGCTCCTCATCTCCACAGGCTGCAG AGCGCGGCCGCTCAGCTGTCCTGGTTGGGACCTGCAGGGAGTGAACGTACTGCAGAACCATGAAGACGCCAAAGAGATTCACAGCTCCTGCCTTGGGAGAAAGGCTGTGGTCATCGGAGCCTCCTTCATAG GTATGGAGGTGGTGTCCTTCTTATCAGACAAAGCTGCCAGTGTGGCCATGGTGGGCACTTCCACTTACCCGTATGAGCGGTCTCTGGGCCCGGAGATCGGCAAAATGACGATGCAA ATGTTGGAGGAGCAAAACGTGAAGTTTTACATGAATGACACAGTCACTGAGATTAAAGGGGAGAATGGCAAG gTGAAGGAGGTGGTGCTAAAGAGTGGTACAGTCCTGGAAGCTGATGTGGTGATTGCTGGAATCG GTGTGATCCCTAACTCAGATTTTCTGGAAGGAAGCGGGGTGGAGGTGGATTCAAGGAAAGCTGTGATTGTTGACAAG TTCATGAGGACCAATATAACTGATATTTTCAGTGCTGGAGATGTTACCTGCTTCCCTCTGGCCATTCGTGGCGACCAAAGAGTCAACATCGCTCACTGGCAAATGTCACACGCTCACG GAAGAGTGGCTGCTCTGAACATGCTGAAGAAACCAACCGAAATTAAGTCGGTTCCTTTCTTCTGGACTGTGTTGCTTGGGAAGAGCATTAGATACACAG GCTACGGGGAAGGATACacagaaattatatttaaaggCAAAGTGGAAGAGAGGAAATTCCTGGCATTTTACATCAA GGATGAGGTGGTAGTTGCTGCGGCCAGCCTGATGTTCGATCCTGCTGTGGCTCGTCTCGCAGAGCTGATGGCCACTGggcaggtttttaaaaagacacaggCTCA ATCCGATGACGTGAGCTGGCTGCAGATGTGA
- the aifm4 gene encoding apoptosis inducing factor mitochondria associated 4 isoform X3, producing MSQCQELGDEQVTGLVCQEDDLNDGQMREVTVGEQKVLLVRTHGQYSAVGSRCSHYNAPLIKGTLVGDRVRCPFHGACFNVRTGDIEEYPGLDCLPSYKVKVEDGKVYVSIDKKSLNLTRRVKDMCSMVPDIKHTVLLIGGGPASLVCAETLRQNCYEGRIIMVTKDTLPPFDKPKLSKAMNVDSSSILLRSSDFYQQHGIEMWTQKEVVSVNPADKAVKLGDGTVQHYDQLLISTGCRARPLSCPGWDLQGVNVLQNHEDAKEIHSSCLGRKAVVIGASFIGMEVVSFLSDKAASVAMVGTSTYPYERSLGPEIGKMTMQMLEEQNVKFYMNDTVTEIKGENGKVKEVVLKSGTVLEADVVIAGIGVIPNSDFLEGSGVEVDSRKAVIVDKFMRTNITDIFSAGDVTCFPLAIRGDQRVNIAHWQMSHAHGRVAALNMLKKPTEIKSVPFFWTVLLGKSIRYTGYGEGYTEIIFKGKVEERKFLAFYIKDEVVVAAASLMFDPAVARLAELMATGQVFKKTQAQSDDVSWLQM from the exons ATGAGTCAGTGTCAAGAACTAGGGGACGAGCAGGTGACTGGACTGGTTTGTCAGGAGGACGACCTGAACGATGGACA GATGAGGGAAGTAACTGTGGGGGAGCAGAAAGTGCTGCTGGTCCGTACCCACGGTCAGTACAGTGCTGTTGGGAGCCGGTGCTCTCATTACAACGCTCCTCTTATCAAAG GAACATTGGTTGGTGACAGAGTCAGATGTCCCTTTCATGGGGCTTGTTTTAACGTCCGAACCGGAGACATTGAAGAGTATCCAGGTTTAGACTGTCTTCCCAGCTATAAG gTCAAAGTTGAAGATGGCAAGGTGTACGTTTCCATCGACAAAAAA TCTCTTAATCTGACCAGGCGAGTGAAGGACATGTGCAGCATGGTACCAGACATCAAACATACTGTCCTGCTCATAGGAGGAG gcccGGCCTCGCTGGTTTGTGCGGAGACGCTGAGACAGAACTGCTACGAGGGTCGTATCATCATGGTCACCAAAGACACACTCCCTCCGTTTGACAAACCCAAACTGAGTAAG GCTATGAAcgtggacagcagcagcatcctcctCCGGTCAAGTGACTTTTATCAACAACATGGAATAGAGATGTGGACACAGAAGGAG gtgGTGTCTGTAAACCCCGCGGACAAGGCGGTGAAGTTGGGTGATGGCACTGTGCAGCATTACGACCAGCTCCTCATCTCCACAGGCTGCAG AGCGCGGCCGCTCAGCTGTCCTGGTTGGGACCTGCAGGGAGTGAACGTACTGCAGAACCATGAAGACGCCAAAGAGATTCACAGCTCCTGCCTTGGGAGAAAGGCTGTGGTCATCGGAGCCTCCTTCATAG GTATGGAGGTGGTGTCCTTCTTATCAGACAAAGCTGCCAGTGTGGCCATGGTGGGCACTTCCACTTACCCGTATGAGCGGTCTCTGGGCCCGGAGATCGGCAAAATGACGATGCAA ATGTTGGAGGAGCAAAACGTGAAGTTTTACATGAATGACACAGTCACTGAGATTAAAGGGGAGAATGGCAAG gTGAAGGAGGTGGTGCTAAAGAGTGGTACAGTCCTGGAAGCTGATGTGGTGATTGCTGGAATCG GTGTGATCCCTAACTCAGATTTTCTGGAAGGAAGCGGGGTGGAGGTGGATTCAAGGAAAGCTGTGATTGTTGACAAG TTCATGAGGACCAATATAACTGATATTTTCAGTGCTGGAGATGTTACCTGCTTCCCTCTGGCCATTCGTGGCGACCAAAGAGTCAACATCGCTCACTGGCAAATGTCACACGCTCACG GAAGAGTGGCTGCTCTGAACATGCTGAAGAAACCAACCGAAATTAAGTCGGTTCCTTTCTTCTGGACTGTGTTGCTTGGGAAGAGCATTAGATACACAG GCTACGGGGAAGGATACacagaaattatatttaaaggCAAAGTGGAAGAGAGGAAATTCCTGGCATTTTACATCAA GGATGAGGTGGTAGTTGCTGCGGCCAGCCTGATGTTCGATCCTGCTGTGGCTCGTCTCGCAGAGCTGATGGCCACTGggcaggtttttaaaaagacacaggCTCA ATCCGATGACGTGAGCTGGCTGCAGATGTGA
- the zgc:153372 gene encoding arsenite methyltransferase isoform X1, which produces MKARESEYNSQIKLCLKAHLDAMTSADDVRETVKKYYGGRLESSCDLQTSAASCSLSCSPLPSSVTDALRLVHPEVTKRFFGCGLPFPAKLEGCRVLDLGSGSGRDCYAFSKLVGPSGHVTGVDMTEELVTASRQYIEYHQKKFDYKEPNVTFVQGYMEKLGEAGIQSDSMDVVLSNCVICLCPDERAVLQQAYNVLKEGGELYFSDMYASKVVPQHMKHDAVLWGEGMGGSLFWQDLIALAHSIGFSTPHLVSASHIVIYNNELKAKAGDISYASGTYRLFKLPKRPVVSKATVTYKGTVGDFPDQLDFDSSHCFKKDVAVEVNGEMAAILQSSRFFPDFEIEMSDKPESNSESTPQYCHLNPFLLADRLGSSVKQCSKTSKEKV; this is translated from the exons ATGAAGGCGAGAGAGAGTGAATATAACAGCCAAATAAAACTGTGTCTTAAAG CTCATTTGGACGCGATGACGAGTGCCGATGACGTGCGGGAAACCGTGAAg AAATACTATGGCGGTCGACTGGAGTCCTCCTGTGACCTGCAAACAAGTGCTGCCTCCTGCAGTTTGTCCTGCAGCCCACTGCCGAGCAGTGTCACAGACGCACTGAGGCTGGTTCACCCAGAGGTAACCAAAAG ATTCTTCGGGTGCGGCCTTCCCTTCCCCGCGAAGCTCGAGGGCTGCAGAGTGCTGGACCTCGGCAGTGGCTCCGGCAGAGATTGTTATGCCTTCAGTAAACTCGTTGGCCCGAGTGGACACGTGACGGGGGTCGATATGACGGAGGAGCTG GTCACTGCCTCTCGTCAGTACATTGAGTATCATCAAAAGAAGTTTGACTACAAGGAGCCCAATGTGACCTTTGTCCAGGGGTACATGGAGAAGCTGGGGGAAGCTGGCATACAGAGTGACTCAATGGATGTTGTGCT ATCCAACTGTGTCATCTGTTTGTGTCCTGATGAAAGAGCAGTGCTGCAGCAAGCTTACAACGTCCTCAAG GAGGGAGGTGAACTGTACTTCAGTGACATGTATGCCAGCAAAGTTGTTCCTCAACACATGAAGCATGATGCAGTCCTGTGGG GTGAAGGAATGGGTGGCTCTTTGTTTTGGCAAGACCTAATTGCATTGGCCCATAGCATAGGTTTCAGCACTCCACATCTTGTCTCAGCAAGCCACATTGTGATCTACAACAATGAACTCAAGGCAAAGGCAg GTGATATCAGCTACGCTTCAGGGACTTACCGGCTCTTCAAGCTGCCCAAACGTCCAGTCGTGTCTAAGGCAACAGTGACCTACAAAGGAACTGTGGGAGATTTCCCAGATCAGCTGGACTTTGATTCATCACACTGTTTCAAG AAAGATGTTGCAGTGGAGGTAAATGGAGAGATGGCAGCAATTCTCCAGAGTTCCCGCTTCTTCCCTGATTTTGAAATTGAGATGTCGGATAAACCTGAGTCCAACTCAGAGTCAACACCACAG TACTGCCACCTCAACCCGTTTCTGTTGGCTGACAGACTGGGGTCTTCTGTCAAACAATGCTCCAaaacaagcaaagaaaaagtCTAA
- the zgc:153372 gene encoding arsenite methyltransferase isoform X3, translating into MTSADDVRETVKKYYGGRLESSCDLQTSAASCSLSCSPLPSSVTDALRLVHPEVTKRFFGCGLPFPAKLEGCRVLDLGSGSGRDCYAFSKLVGPSGHVTGVDMTEELVTASRQYIEYHQKKFDYKEPNVTFVQGYMEKLGEAGIQSDSMDVVLSNCVICLCPDERAVLQQAYNVLKEGGELYFSDMYASKVVPQHMKHDAVLWGEGMGGSLFWQDLIALAHSIGFSTPHLVSASHIVIYNNELKAKAGDISYASGTYRLFKLPKRPVVSKATVTYKGTVGDFPDQLDFDSSHCFKKDVAVEVNGEMAAILQSSRFFPDFEIEMSDKPESNSESTPQYCHLNPFLLADRLGSSVKQCSKTSKEKV; encoded by the exons ATGACGAGTGCCGATGACGTGCGGGAAACCGTGAAg AAATACTATGGCGGTCGACTGGAGTCCTCCTGTGACCTGCAAACAAGTGCTGCCTCCTGCAGTTTGTCCTGCAGCCCACTGCCGAGCAGTGTCACAGACGCACTGAGGCTGGTTCACCCAGAGGTAACCAAAAG ATTCTTCGGGTGCGGCCTTCCCTTCCCCGCGAAGCTCGAGGGCTGCAGAGTGCTGGACCTCGGCAGTGGCTCCGGCAGAGATTGTTATGCCTTCAGTAAACTCGTTGGCCCGAGTGGACACGTGACGGGGGTCGATATGACGGAGGAGCTG GTCACTGCCTCTCGTCAGTACATTGAGTATCATCAAAAGAAGTTTGACTACAAGGAGCCCAATGTGACCTTTGTCCAGGGGTACATGGAGAAGCTGGGGGAAGCTGGCATACAGAGTGACTCAATGGATGTTGTGCT ATCCAACTGTGTCATCTGTTTGTGTCCTGATGAAAGAGCAGTGCTGCAGCAAGCTTACAACGTCCTCAAG GAGGGAGGTGAACTGTACTTCAGTGACATGTATGCCAGCAAAGTTGTTCCTCAACACATGAAGCATGATGCAGTCCTGTGGG GTGAAGGAATGGGTGGCTCTTTGTTTTGGCAAGACCTAATTGCATTGGCCCATAGCATAGGTTTCAGCACTCCACATCTTGTCTCAGCAAGCCACATTGTGATCTACAACAATGAACTCAAGGCAAAGGCAg GTGATATCAGCTACGCTTCAGGGACTTACCGGCTCTTCAAGCTGCCCAAACGTCCAGTCGTGTCTAAGGCAACAGTGACCTACAAAGGAACTGTGGGAGATTTCCCAGATCAGCTGGACTTTGATTCATCACACTGTTTCAAG AAAGATGTTGCAGTGGAGGTAAATGGAGAGATGGCAGCAATTCTCCAGAGTTCCCGCTTCTTCCCTGATTTTGAAATTGAGATGTCGGATAAACCTGAGTCCAACTCAGAGTCAACACCACAG TACTGCCACCTCAACCCGTTTCTGTTGGCTGACAGACTGGGGTCTTCTGTCAAACAATGCTCCAaaacaagcaaagaaaaagtCTAA
- the zgc:153372 gene encoding arsenite methyltransferase isoform X2, translating to MFRKEDKAHLDAMTSADDVRETVKKYYGGRLESSCDLQTSAASCSLSCSPLPSSVTDALRLVHPEVTKRFFGCGLPFPAKLEGCRVLDLGSGSGRDCYAFSKLVGPSGHVTGVDMTEELVTASRQYIEYHQKKFDYKEPNVTFVQGYMEKLGEAGIQSDSMDVVLSNCVICLCPDERAVLQQAYNVLKEGGELYFSDMYASKVVPQHMKHDAVLWGEGMGGSLFWQDLIALAHSIGFSTPHLVSASHIVIYNNELKAKAGDISYASGTYRLFKLPKRPVVSKATVTYKGTVGDFPDQLDFDSSHCFKKDVAVEVNGEMAAILQSSRFFPDFEIEMSDKPESNSESTPQYCHLNPFLLADRLGSSVKQCSKTSKEKV from the exons atgttcagAAAAGAAGATAAAG CTCATTTGGACGCGATGACGAGTGCCGATGACGTGCGGGAAACCGTGAAg AAATACTATGGCGGTCGACTGGAGTCCTCCTGTGACCTGCAAACAAGTGCTGCCTCCTGCAGTTTGTCCTGCAGCCCACTGCCGAGCAGTGTCACAGACGCACTGAGGCTGGTTCACCCAGAGGTAACCAAAAG ATTCTTCGGGTGCGGCCTTCCCTTCCCCGCGAAGCTCGAGGGCTGCAGAGTGCTGGACCTCGGCAGTGGCTCCGGCAGAGATTGTTATGCCTTCAGTAAACTCGTTGGCCCGAGTGGACACGTGACGGGGGTCGATATGACGGAGGAGCTG GTCACTGCCTCTCGTCAGTACATTGAGTATCATCAAAAGAAGTTTGACTACAAGGAGCCCAATGTGACCTTTGTCCAGGGGTACATGGAGAAGCTGGGGGAAGCTGGCATACAGAGTGACTCAATGGATGTTGTGCT ATCCAACTGTGTCATCTGTTTGTGTCCTGATGAAAGAGCAGTGCTGCAGCAAGCTTACAACGTCCTCAAG GAGGGAGGTGAACTGTACTTCAGTGACATGTATGCCAGCAAAGTTGTTCCTCAACACATGAAGCATGATGCAGTCCTGTGGG GTGAAGGAATGGGTGGCTCTTTGTTTTGGCAAGACCTAATTGCATTGGCCCATAGCATAGGTTTCAGCACTCCACATCTTGTCTCAGCAAGCCACATTGTGATCTACAACAATGAACTCAAGGCAAAGGCAg GTGATATCAGCTACGCTTCAGGGACTTACCGGCTCTTCAAGCTGCCCAAACGTCCAGTCGTGTCTAAGGCAACAGTGACCTACAAAGGAACTGTGGGAGATTTCCCAGATCAGCTGGACTTTGATTCATCACACTGTTTCAAG AAAGATGTTGCAGTGGAGGTAAATGGAGAGATGGCAGCAATTCTCCAGAGTTCCCGCTTCTTCCCTGATTTTGAAATTGAGATGTCGGATAAACCTGAGTCCAACTCAGAGTCAACACCACAG TACTGCCACCTCAACCCGTTTCTGTTGGCTGACAGACTGGGGTCTTCTGTCAAACAATGCTCCAaaacaagcaaagaaaaagtCTAA